The following DNA comes from Streptomyces sp. NBC_00273.
CACTGCGTGACGACGTAGCCGTCGCTGCCCGTCTTCACGTACGCGTCGGAGACGAAACGGCCGTTGCCGATGCAGTCCCAGATGTCGGTCGTGCCGTACGGGCCCGAGATGGTGGTGCCCTCGCACTGGCAGCGGAGCGTGACGATCGCGCCGTACGGCAGGACGTCGATCACCGAGTAGTTGGTGCCGGGGCCGTTGCGGACGTTCACGCGAACGCCGGGTGCGACCGGGTAGGACGGGTAGCCCGAGCCGGACGCCAGGCTCTGGACTTGGCTCGAATC
Coding sequences within:
- a CDS encoding peptidase, which translates into the protein MSVENDSSQVQSLASGSGYPSYPVAPGVRVNVRNGPGTNYSVIDVLPYGAIVTLRCQCEGTTISGPYGTTDIWDCIGNGRFVSDAYVKTGSDGYVVTQCG